The Mesorhizobium sp. INR15 region GGACCTTTCGGTCCGGAAGAAGATGTTCCGACCTAGCTGGATATAGCTTCTGGAATGACCGATCCGGTGTTCTTCGCGCCCTCACGCCGGTATACGGCGGGCGAAGTCGCGAATCTGACCGGCTCGGTGCTTGTCGATTCCGGCCAATCTCATGTGTTTATTGACGCCTTGGCGCCAGCCAGCGAAGGCGGCGAGAATGCGCTCGTCTTTGTCGATGGCAGGCGCAATTTCGCGCTGATGCCGTCGCTGCGGGCGGCGGCGGTGCTTTGCCCCGCCGAGTTCGCCGGCAAGGCGCCGGCCGGCGTTGCCGTTCTGGTTCATCCGCGCCCGCAACAGGCTTTCGCACTGGTTGGGCGGCTGCTCTTTCCTGCGGCAGCAACACCAGGGCCGATGACTGGTGAAACCGGCGTCTCGCCACATGCGCATGTCGATGCGACCGCTCATGTCGAGGCGGGCGCCATCATTGAAGCAGGCGCTGTCATTGGACCGGGCGCTTCGATCGGCAGCGGAACGGTCGTTGCTCCCAACGCCGTCATCGGGCGGCTCTGCCAGATCGGCCGCGATGGCTATATCGGGCCGGGCACCAGTATCCAGTACGCGCTGATCGGCAACCGCGTCATCATTCACGGCGGCGCCAGGATCGGCCAGGACGGCTTTGGTTTTGTCGCCGGTGCCAAGGGCCCCGAACGTGTGCCGCAGATCGGCCGCGTCATCATCCAGGATGATGTCGAGATCGGTTCGAACAGCACCGTCGATCGCGGCGCCATGTCCGATACCGTTATCGGTCAAGGGACCAAGATCGACAATCTCGTTCAGATCGCCCATAACGTCCGTATTGGTCGCAATTGCATCGTGGCCGGGCTTTCGGGTATTTCAGGTTCCGTGACAGTGGGCGACAATGTCACCATGGGCGGCGGTGTCGGCCTTGCGGATCACCTGACCATCGGGGCAGGGGCCAAGCTTGCCGCCAGAAGTGGATTTATGAGCAATGTCCCCGCAGGCGAAATCTGGGGCGGTTATCCGGCGCAGCCGATGGCGGAAGCCATGCGGGAGATAGCCATGTTGCGCAAGCTCGCCAGGACCCGGAAACAGGGCGAGGGAGGCAATGGCTGACATGATTGCGGCGACGACGACGCTTGAAGCGGTCGACATAATGGGGCTGATGAAGCTCCTGCCGCACCGCTATCCGTTTTTGATGATCGATCGCATTATCGATATCGATGGTGACGACTCCGCTATCGGCATCAAGAACGTCACCATAAACGAGCCGCATTTTCAGGGCCATTTCCCGGACCAGCCGGTGATGCCCGGCGTGCTGATCGTCGAGGCCATGGCGCAGACGGCCGGCGCCATCTGCATCCGCAGTCTTGGTACCGAAAAGCCGTCGCTGGTCTATTTCCTGACCATCGACAATGCCAA contains the following coding sequences:
- the lpxD gene encoding UDP-3-O-(3-hydroxymyristoyl)glucosamine N-acyltransferase, translating into MTDPVFFAPSRRYTAGEVANLTGSVLVDSGQSHVFIDALAPASEGGENALVFVDGRRNFALMPSLRAAAVLCPAEFAGKAPAGVAVLVHPRPQQAFALVGRLLFPAAATPGPMTGETGVSPHAHVDATAHVEAGAIIEAGAVIGPGASIGSGTVVAPNAVIGRLCQIGRDGYIGPGTSIQYALIGNRVIIHGGARIGQDGFGFVAGAKGPERVPQIGRVIIQDDVEIGSNSTVDRGAMSDTVIGQGTKIDNLVQIAHNVRIGRNCIVAGLSGISGSVTVGDNVTMGGGVGLADHLTIGAGAKLAARSGFMSNVPAGEIWGGYPAQPMAEAMREIAMLRKLARTRKQGEGGNG
- the fabZ gene encoding 3-hydroxyacyl-ACP dehydratase FabZ, encoding MADMIAATTTLEAVDIMGLMKLLPHRYPFLMIDRIIDIDGDDSAIGIKNVTINEPHFQGHFPDQPVMPGVLIVEAMAQTAGAICIRSLGTEKPSLVYFLTIDNAKFRKPVVPGDQLKIYVKKIKKRGNLLKFACEALVDGAKAAEADISAMMVTSD